A window of Pseudomonas guangdongensis contains these coding sequences:
- a CDS encoding FAD-binding protein: protein MTRETISTCTDIQLPLQVADASSLQWDDQCDVLVIGWGAAGACAALEARARGADVLVADRFTGGGASAKSGGVVYAGGGTRQQRDAGYVDSPEAMFDYLKHETQGVIDDATLRRFCESSAANLEWLESHGARYAHSMPPGGGKTSYPPDGYFLYYSGNEMVPSHQGAHPPAPRGHRTVGKGQCGAVLYGHLQRACLKAGVRALVQSAARRLVLDAKGRVIGAELWCLPAGSKAAKEHARLAARAERLQNFAPSYCDGLRRKVARIEQQHARPRLVQARNGVILSTGGFIFNRALIAEHAPKYRRNFKVGATGCDGSGLRLGLTAGAASDRLQQVSPWRFINPPLCWPKGIVVNTEGRRFVNEEVYGGTLGYPLCEEQGGKAWLVLDVRLRRDAIKQALFGGYWWFQSVPALALMLLKVRKGRTARELAGVTGMRPELLEESLRAYNAAARGTAPDPVGKSESSRQVLDRAPFYACDISVGNPIFPLGALTLGGLKVDEDNGAVLDGQGQAIPGLYAAGRTAIGIPSHLYISGLSLADCVFSGRRAGEAAAHAGQHTTSQAAPLGAPA, encoded by the coding sequence ATGACCCGCGAAACGATCTCGACCTGCACCGACATCCAGTTGCCGCTGCAGGTGGCCGACGCCAGCAGCCTGCAGTGGGACGATCAGTGCGACGTGCTGGTGATCGGCTGGGGCGCGGCCGGCGCCTGCGCGGCGCTGGAGGCGCGTGCCCGTGGCGCCGACGTGCTGGTTGCCGACCGCTTCACCGGCGGCGGCGCCAGCGCCAAGAGCGGCGGCGTGGTGTACGCCGGCGGCGGCACCCGCCAGCAGCGCGACGCCGGCTACGTCGACAGCCCCGAGGCGATGTTCGACTACCTCAAGCACGAGACCCAGGGGGTGATCGACGACGCCACCCTGCGCCGCTTCTGCGAGTCCAGCGCGGCCAACCTGGAGTGGCTGGAAAGCCACGGCGCGCGCTACGCGCACAGCATGCCGCCGGGCGGCGGCAAGACCTCCTATCCGCCGGACGGCTACTTCCTCTACTACTCCGGCAACGAGATGGTGCCCTCGCACCAAGGCGCTCACCCGCCTGCGCCGCGCGGCCACCGCACCGTGGGCAAGGGCCAGTGCGGCGCGGTGCTCTACGGCCACCTGCAGCGTGCCTGCCTCAAGGCCGGGGTGCGCGCGCTGGTGCAGTCCGCCGCACGCCGTCTGGTGCTGGACGCAAAGGGCCGGGTGATCGGCGCCGAGCTGTGGTGCCTGCCCGCCGGCAGCAAAGCGGCGAAAGAGCATGCCCGCCTCGCGGCGCGCGCCGAGCGCCTGCAGAACTTCGCCCCGAGCTACTGCGACGGCCTGCGCCGCAAGGTCGCGCGCATCGAGCAGCAGCACGCCCGGCCACGGCTGGTGCAGGCACGCAACGGCGTGATCCTCAGCACCGGCGGGTTCATCTTCAACCGGGCGCTGATCGCCGAACATGCGCCCAAATACCGCCGCAACTTCAAGGTCGGCGCCACCGGCTGCGACGGCAGCGGCCTGCGCCTGGGCCTCACCGCCGGCGCAGCCAGCGACCGTCTGCAACAGGTCTCGCCGTGGCGCTTCATCAACCCGCCGCTGTGCTGGCCCAAGGGCATCGTGGTCAACACCGAAGGCCGGCGCTTCGTCAACGAGGAAGTCTATGGCGGCACCCTCGGCTACCCGCTGTGCGAGGAGCAGGGTGGCAAGGCCTGGCTGGTGCTCGATGTGCGCCTGCGCCGCGATGCCATCAAGCAGGCGCTGTTCGGCGGCTACTGGTGGTTCCAGAGCGTGCCGGCGCTGGCGCTGATGCTGCTCAAGGTGCGCAAGGGCCGCACCGCCCGCGAGCTGGCCGGCGTCACCGGCATGCGCCCCGAGCTGCTCGAAGAATCGCTGCGCGCCTACAACGCCGCCGCGCGCGGCACCGCGCCGGACCCGGTCGGCAAGTCGGAGAGCAGCCGCCAGGTGCTCGACCGGGCGCCGTTCTACGCCTGCGACATCTCGGTGGGCAACCCGATCTTCCCGCTCGGTGCGCTGACCCTGGGCGGGCTCAAGGTCGACGAGGACAACGGCGCGGTGCTCGACGGCCAGGGCCAGGCCATCCCCGGCCTGTACGCCGCCGGGCGCACCGCCATCGGCA
- a CDS encoding FAD-binding protein translates to MTTQVQPQSAYDVIVVGSGAGAMAAAVVAADQGLSVLVVEKSDKYGGTSAISGGGIWIPNNHYFAEKGGADSFDKAFTYLKAAAGDKVDEARLRAYLEYAPRMIHYLETRSRVRYAVADKYPDYYQHLPGSLPGGRSLDPELFDTSLLGDEYEHMRKPSPTTLLMGRIAWTARHAHKAMSREFGWRLMLLGLMLRYKLDFKGRRKGKMDRRAALGASLIAALRRSLMDRKVPLWLNTEFRELVVEDGRVTGIEVLQGGRKLTLQARRGVIFGCGGFEQNQALREKYLPQPTRADWSATPPGNNTGAALEAAQAIGAATDLMDWAWWAPTIKVPGEEKPRGIFAERAFPGAIVVNGHGKRFVNEAAPYLEFVDAMYREHQKDSQSIPAWVIFDARFRFNYAMGPLMPAQVMPDSRLRKEWLNSVYWKADSLDGLARQIGVDPAGLDATVKRVNEFARTGVDSDFARGGNVFDRYYGDSNVKPNPCLAPLTKGPYYAMRLDAGDIGTKGGLLTDANAQVLHENGQPIPGLYAIGNTSASVMGTSYPGAGGTLGPAMTFGYIAARHIAASL, encoded by the coding sequence ATGACAACACAGGTTCAGCCTCAGTCCGCCTACGACGTGATCGTCGTCGGCTCCGGCGCGGGCGCCATGGCGGCGGCGGTGGTCGCCGCCGACCAGGGCCTCTCGGTGCTGGTCGTCGAGAAGAGCGACAAGTACGGCGGCACCTCGGCGATCTCCGGCGGCGGCATCTGGATTCCCAACAACCACTACTTCGCCGAGAAGGGCGGGGCGGACAGCTTCGACAAGGCCTTCACCTACCTCAAGGCGGCCGCCGGCGACAAGGTCGACGAGGCGCGCCTGCGCGCCTACCTGGAATACGCGCCGCGGATGATCCACTACCTCGAAACGCGCAGCCGCGTGCGCTACGCGGTGGCCGACAAGTACCCCGACTACTACCAGCACCTGCCCGGCTCGCTGCCCGGCGGGCGCAGCCTCGACCCCGAGCTGTTCGACACCAGCCTGCTCGGCGACGAATACGAGCACATGCGCAAGCCCTCGCCGACCACCCTGCTGATGGGGCGCATCGCCTGGACCGCGCGCCACGCGCACAAGGCCATGTCCCGCGAGTTCGGCTGGCGGCTGATGCTGCTGGGCCTGATGCTGCGCTACAAGCTCGACTTCAAGGGCCGGCGCAAGGGCAAGATGGACCGCCGCGCCGCCCTCGGCGCCTCGCTGATCGCCGCGCTGCGCCGCTCGCTGATGGATCGCAAGGTGCCGCTGTGGCTGAACACCGAGTTCCGCGAGCTGGTGGTGGAAGACGGCCGGGTGACCGGCATCGAGGTGCTGCAGGGCGGCCGGAAGCTGACCTTGCAGGCGCGGCGCGGGGTGATCTTCGGCTGCGGCGGCTTCGAGCAGAACCAGGCGCTGCGCGAGAAGTACCTGCCGCAGCCGACCCGTGCCGACTGGAGCGCCACCCCGCCGGGCAACAACACCGGCGCCGCGCTGGAGGCCGCGCAGGCCATCGGCGCCGCCACCGACCTGATGGACTGGGCCTGGTGGGCGCCGACCATCAAGGTGCCCGGCGAGGAGAAGCCGCGGGGCATCTTCGCCGAACGCGCCTTCCCCGGCGCCATCGTGGTCAACGGCCACGGCAAGCGCTTCGTCAACGAGGCAGCGCCGTACCTGGAGTTCGTCGACGCCATGTACCGCGAGCACCAGAAGGACAGCCAGTCGATCCCGGCCTGGGTGATCTTCGATGCGCGCTTCCGCTTCAACTACGCCATGGGCCCGCTGATGCCGGCCCAGGTGATGCCCGACAGCCGCCTGCGCAAGGAGTGGCTGAACAGCGTGTACTGGAAGGCCGACAGCCTCGACGGCCTGGCCCGGCAGATCGGCGTCGACCCGGCCGGGCTGGACGCCACGGTCAAGCGCGTCAACGAGTTCGCCCGCACCGGCGTCGACAGCGACTTCGCCCGTGGCGGCAACGTCTTCGACCGCTACTACGGCGACAGCAACGTCAAGCCCAACCCCTGCCTGGCGCCGCTGACCAAGGGGCCGTACTACGCCATGCGCCTGGATGCCGGCGACATCGGCACCAAGGGCGGCCTGCTGACCGACGCCAACGCCCAGGTGCTGCACGAGAACGGCCAGCCGATCCCCGGCCTGTACGCCATCGGAAACACCTCGGCCTCGGTGATGGGCACCAGCTACCCCGGCGCCGGCGGCACCCTCGGCCCGGCGATGACTTTCGGTTACATCGCCGCCCGGCATATCGCCGCCAGCCTGTGA
- a CDS encoding acyl-CoA dehydrogenase family protein, whose product MHVMREKTPVEVELIERARRLVPALRERAERADREGKVPDETIREMQEAGLFRALQPKQWDGYEVDPRTFFEIQMTLAEGCMSTAWIYGVMGVHPWQLARYPVEAQQDVWGEDTSTLISSTYMPVAQVTPVEGGYRISGRWGFSSGSEHCQWCLLGGILPADGDLPVEHGTFLVPRSDYRIEKNWDVLGLRGTGSHDIVVEDAFVPAHRVQRTNNSSLAATPGREVNTSPIYALPFAQVFTRAVSSSCLGALQGAINEFRDNAARHIGKHGARTAEDPVAQSAVAEAITTLDAFKLVLERNFAHMLALAEKGEIPDTETRLLYRYQSAQVTNVCAERVSDLLRSMAASGLYSSNPVARTFRDLHQARGHISNNVAAFGRSYGAVQLGLPNPDPYV is encoded by the coding sequence ATGCATGTCATGCGAGAAAAAACCCCGGTAGAGGTCGAGCTGATCGAGCGCGCCCGGCGTCTGGTTCCCGCCCTGCGCGAGCGCGCCGAGCGGGCCGACCGCGAGGGCAAGGTGCCCGACGAGACCATCCGCGAGATGCAGGAGGCCGGCCTGTTCCGCGCCCTGCAGCCCAAGCAGTGGGACGGCTACGAGGTCGACCCGCGCACCTTCTTCGAAATCCAGATGACCCTCGCCGAAGGCTGCATGTCCACCGCCTGGATCTACGGCGTGATGGGCGTGCACCCCTGGCAACTGGCCCGCTACCCGGTCGAGGCCCAGCAGGACGTGTGGGGCGAGGACACCAGCACGCTGATCTCCTCCACCTACATGCCGGTGGCCCAGGTCACCCCGGTGGAAGGCGGCTACCGCATCAGCGGGCGCTGGGGCTTCTCCAGCGGCAGCGAGCACTGCCAGTGGTGCCTGCTCGGCGGCATCCTGCCGGCCGACGGCGACCTGCCGGTCGAGCACGGCACCTTCCTGGTGCCGCGCAGCGACTACCGCATCGAGAAGAACTGGGACGTGCTCGGCCTGCGCGGCACCGGCAGCCACGACATCGTGGTCGAGGACGCCTTCGTCCCCGCCCATCGCGTGCAGCGCACCAACAACTCCAGCCTGGCGGCCACGCCCGGCCGCGAGGTCAACACCAGCCCGATCTACGCGCTGCCCTTCGCCCAGGTGTTCACCCGCGCGGTGTCCAGCTCCTGCCTCGGCGCCCTGCAGGGCGCGATCAACGAGTTCCGCGACAACGCCGCCCGCCACATCGGCAAGCACGGCGCCAGGACCGCCGAGGACCCGGTGGCGCAGAGCGCGGTGGCCGAGGCGATCACCACCCTCGATGCCTTCAAGCTGGTGCTGGAGCGCAACTTCGCCCACATGCTGGCGCTGGCCGAAAAGGGCGAGATCCCGGATACCGAGACCCGCCTGCTGTACCGCTACCAGTCCGCCCAGGTCACCAACGTCTGTGCCGAGCGGGTCAGCGACCTGCTGCGCTCGATGGCCGCCTCCGGCCTGTACAGCAGCAACCCTGTGGCGCGCACCTTCCGCGACCTGCACCAGGCGCGCGGGCACATCTCCAACAACGTCGCCGCCTTCGGGCGCAGCTACGGCGCGGTGCAGCTCGGCCTGCCCAACCCCGACCCCTACGTCTGA
- a CDS encoding aldehyde dehydrogenase family protein → MNSALAPIEGLAALLAAQKSAFNAEGAVDAAERRRRIQQVIDLLVAWHKPLAQAMDEDFGGRPQGFSLMNDVLGSLASLKHARDHLEDWMQPQERQPFPPYDQLGARARVMYQPKGSVAIVGTWNAPLFTLLSPLAYVLAAGNRAILKPSEIAPRTAEVLAAACAEHLDPLLVGVVCGGPEVAAAVSAQPFDHLVFTGSTAVGKAVMRSAADNLVPVTLELGGKSPTIVSRSADLATAAFRIAAAKASNGGQLCVNPDLVYVPREQLEVFLAELKTAYAGLFPRVQGNPDVVAVVNQRHLARVEGLVEDAIAAGVRVESLPESLPADPADRRRPLRVVVDPPVECRIQQEEIFGPAMVLLPYDAIDAVLAEINARPRPLALYWFGTDEAEKRRVLEHSLSGGVSINEAMMHAAMQDAPFGGIGASGMGHYHGREGFLEFSHARTVFEAGAYDPRREWGLLPPYGEHFLAAMEAQVTP, encoded by the coding sequence ATGAATTCCGCACTTGCACCTATCGAGGGGCTGGCCGCGCTGCTGGCCGCGCAGAAGTCCGCCTTCAACGCCGAGGGCGCGGTGGACGCCGCCGAGCGGCGTCGGCGCATCCAGCAGGTGATCGACCTGCTGGTGGCCTGGCACAAGCCGCTGGCGCAGGCGATGGACGAGGATTTCGGCGGGCGGCCGCAGGGCTTCTCGCTGATGAACGACGTGCTCGGCTCGCTGGCCTCGCTCAAGCACGCCCGCGACCACCTGGAAGACTGGATGCAGCCGCAGGAGCGCCAGCCGTTCCCGCCCTACGACCAGCTCGGCGCCAGGGCGCGGGTGATGTACCAGCCCAAGGGCTCGGTGGCCATCGTCGGTACTTGGAACGCGCCGCTGTTCACCCTGCTCAGCCCGCTGGCCTACGTGCTGGCCGCCGGCAACCGGGCGATCCTCAAGCCCTCGGAAATCGCCCCGCGCACCGCCGAGGTGCTGGCCGCCGCCTGCGCCGAGCACCTCGATCCGCTGCTGGTCGGCGTGGTGTGCGGCGGCCCGGAAGTCGCCGCCGCGGTCAGCGCGCAACCCTTCGACCATCTGGTGTTCACCGGCAGCACCGCGGTCGGCAAGGCGGTGATGCGCAGCGCCGCCGACAACCTGGTGCCGGTGACCCTGGAGCTGGGCGGCAAGTCGCCGACCATCGTCTCGCGCAGCGCCGATCTGGCCACCGCCGCCTTCCGTATCGCCGCGGCCAAGGCCAGCAACGGCGGCCAGCTGTGCGTCAACCCGGACCTGGTCTATGTGCCGCGCGAGCAGCTTGAGGTCTTCCTCGCCGAGCTGAAGACCGCCTACGCCGGCCTGTTCCCACGGGTGCAGGGCAACCCGGACGTGGTGGCGGTGGTCAACCAGCGCCATCTGGCCCGCGTCGAGGGGCTGGTCGAGGACGCCATCGCCGCCGGGGTGCGGGTGGAGTCGCTGCCCGAGTCGCTGCCGGCCGACCCCGCCGACCGCCGCCGGCCGCTGCGCGTGGTGGTCGATCCGCCGGTCGAGTGCCGTATCCAGCAGGAGGAAATCTTCGGTCCGGCGATGGTGCTGTTGCCCTACGACGCCATCGACGCGGTGCTTGCCGAGATCAATGCCCGGCCCAGACCGCTGGCGCTGTACTGGTTCGGCACGGACGAGGCGGAGAAGCGGCGGGTGCTGGAACACAGCCTGTCCGGCGGGGTGAGCATCAACGAGGCGATGATGCACGCCGCCATGCAGGACGCCCCGTTCGGCGGCATCGGCGCCTCCGGCATGGGCCACTACCACGGCCGCGAGGGCTTCCTCGAATTCAGCCATGCGCGCACCGTGTTCGAGGCCGGCGCCTACGACCCGCGCCGCGAGTGGGGCCTGCTGCCGCCCTATGGCGAGCACTTCCTTGCGGCGATGGAGGCGCAGGTGACGCCCTGA
- a CDS encoding flavin reductase family protein, translating to MNAPATFDPQAFRAALGTFTTGVTIITTRTAEGEAVGITANSFNSVSLNPPLVLWSLARNARSLAAFSAGQYWNVHVLAAEQEALSGRFATQGSDKFAGIALDDGIGPAPLLPGCTARFQCRTAFQYEGGDHVIFVGEVLAFDSSGRAPLVYQGGQYALAARKPRQELRLGATPPPECSYTEDLLGYLLGRAHYQLLDRLRRLMASQQLDEHLFFVLSVLCIRDNLTLDELNAFVAYTGHRVSAQSLAELERRELIAGEPGRDGSRRYLLTAAGREQSLHEIALAKAVEGDVADQLEPGDVMALKVLLKRLVAATDPGLPDLWAGR from the coding sequence ATGAACGCTCCGGCTACCTTCGACCCTCAGGCCTTCCGCGCCGCCCTGGGCACCTTCACCACCGGGGTGACCATCATCACCACCCGCACCGCCGAGGGCGAGGCGGTCGGCATCACCGCCAACAGCTTCAACTCGGTGTCGCTCAACCCGCCGCTGGTGCTCTGGAGCCTGGCGCGCAACGCGCGCAGCCTGGCGGCCTTCAGCGCCGGCCAGTACTGGAACGTGCACGTGCTGGCCGCCGAGCAGGAGGCCCTGTCCGGGCGCTTCGCCACCCAGGGCAGCGACAAGTTCGCCGGCATCGCGCTGGACGACGGCATCGGCCCGGCGCCGCTGCTGCCCGGCTGCACCGCGCGCTTCCAGTGCCGCACCGCCTTCCAGTACGAGGGCGGCGACCATGTGATCTTCGTCGGCGAGGTGCTGGCCTTCGACAGCAGCGGCCGGGCGCCGCTGGTCTACCAGGGCGGCCAGTACGCGCTGGCCGCGCGCAAGCCGCGCCAGGAGCTGCGCCTGGGCGCCACCCCGCCGCCGGAGTGCAGCTACACCGAGGACCTGCTCGGCTACCTGCTCGGCCGCGCCCACTACCAGCTGCTCGACCGTCTGCGCCGCCTGATGGCCAGCCAGCAGCTCGACGAACACCTGTTCTTCGTCCTCTCGGTGCTGTGCATCCGCGACAACCTGACCCTCGACGAACTCAACGCCTTCGTCGCCTACACCGGCCACCGGGTGAGCGCGCAGAGCCTGGCCGAACTGGAGCGCCGCGAGCTGATCGCCGGCGAGCCGGGCCGCGACGGCAGCCGCCGCTACCTGCTGACCGCCGCCGGGCGCGAGCAGTCGCTGCACGAGATCGCCCTGGCCAAGGCGGTCGAGGGCGATGTCGCCGACCAGCTGGAACCGGGCGACGTGATGGCCCTCAAGGTGCTGCTCAAGCGCCTGGTGGCCGCCACCGATCCCGGCCTGCCCGACCTGTGGGCCGGCCGCTGA
- a CDS encoding glucose 1-dehydrogenase, with product MSILQRFTLDGSVAVITGAGRGIGRAIALAYAENGADVVCAARTLADVEAVADEVRALGRRAIAVSCDVTDLAQREALVASAREQFGRITHLVNNAGGAGPNDPLKLAPERLEEILRFNVTSAYHLTQLCVPHMREAGGGNVINITSGAARYAQRQFSAYGTAKAALTQLTRLLAQDFAPQVRVNGIAPGPILTDALQRVMPAEMRAAMETGTPLGSLGEVEDIACAALYLASPAARWVTGKILEVDGGAENSVWPG from the coding sequence ATGAGCATCCTGCAGCGCTTCACCCTCGACGGCAGCGTCGCCGTGATCACCGGCGCCGGTCGCGGCATCGGCCGCGCCATCGCCCTGGCCTACGCCGAGAACGGCGCCGACGTGGTCTGCGCGGCGCGCACTCTGGCCGACGTCGAGGCGGTGGCCGACGAGGTCCGCGCCCTGGGACGACGCGCCATCGCGGTGTCCTGCGACGTCACCGACCTGGCCCAGCGCGAGGCGCTGGTCGCCAGCGCCCGCGAGCAGTTCGGACGCATCACCCATCTGGTCAACAACGCCGGCGGCGCCGGGCCCAACGATCCGCTCAAGCTGGCCCCGGAGCGCCTGGAGGAAATCCTGCGTTTCAACGTCACCTCGGCCTACCACCTCACCCAGCTGTGCGTGCCGCACATGCGCGAGGCCGGCGGCGGTAACGTCATCAACATCACCTCGGGCGCGGCGCGCTACGCCCAGCGCCAGTTCAGCGCCTACGGCACCGCCAAGGCCGCGCTGACCCAGCTGACCCGCCTGCTGGCCCAGGACTTCGCCCCGCAGGTGCGGGTCAACGGCATCGCCCCCGGCCCGATCCTCACCGATGCCCTGCAGCGGGTGATGCCCGCCGAGATGCGCGCGGCGATGGAGACCGGCACGCCGCTGGGCAGCCTCGGCGAGGTCGAGGACATCGCCTGCGCCGCCCTGTACCTGGCCAGCCCGGCGGCACGCTGGGTGACCGGCAAGATCCTCGAAGTCGACGGCGGCGCCGAGAACAGCGTCTGGCCGGGCTGA
- a CDS encoding fumarylacetoacetate hydrolase family protein yields MQASLIDTLGDELFAALRDRRTLAPLTERHPDITLDDAYRISLRFLAQRERQGEKVIGKKIGVTSKAVQDMLNVHQPDFGFLTDRMQVADGSDVSLIEHRLIQPRAEGEIAFILAEDLVGPGISAEDVLAASAWVVPCFEIVDSRIHEWKIRIQDTVADNASCGVFALGSQRIDPRMLDLAAVRLEMTKNGQPAGSGLGSAVQGHPCAAVAWLANTLGELGIPFRKGEVILSGALAPLVPVSAGDRIHLSLSGLGEASLRFVP; encoded by the coding sequence ATGCAGGCATCCCTGATCGACACCCTCGGCGACGAGCTGTTCGCCGCCCTGCGCGACCGGCGCACCCTGGCGCCGCTCACCGAGCGCCACCCGGACATCACCCTGGACGACGCCTACCGCATCTCCCTGCGCTTCCTCGCCCAGCGCGAGCGGCAGGGCGAGAAGGTGATCGGCAAGAAGATCGGCGTCACCAGCAAGGCCGTGCAGGACATGCTCAACGTCCACCAGCCGGACTTCGGCTTCCTCACCGACCGCATGCAGGTGGCCGACGGCAGCGATGTCAGCCTCATCGAGCACCGCCTGATCCAGCCGCGCGCCGAGGGCGAGATCGCCTTCATCCTCGCCGAGGACCTGGTCGGCCCCGGCATCAGCGCCGAAGACGTGCTGGCCGCCAGCGCCTGGGTGGTGCCGTGCTTCGAGATCGTCGACTCGCGCATCCACGAGTGGAAGATCCGCATCCAGGACACCGTGGCCGACAACGCCTCCTGCGGTGTGTTCGCCCTGGGCTCCCAGCGCATCGACCCGCGCATGCTGGATCTGGCCGCCGTGCGCCTGGAAATGACCAAGAACGGCCAACCGGCCGGCAGCGGCCTGGGCAGCGCGGTGCAGGGCCATCCCTGCGCGGCGGTGGCCTGGCTGGCCAACACCCTGGGCGAGCTGGGCATCCCGTTCCGCAAGGGCGAGGTGATCCTCTCCGGCGCCCTCGCCCCGCTGGTGCCGGTGAGCGCCGGCGACCGCATCCACCTCTCCCTCAGCGGCCTGGGCGAAGCCTCGCTGCGCTTCGTGCCCTGA
- a CDS encoding acetaldehyde dehydrogenase (acetylating) — protein MTKKIRCALIGPGNIGTDLLYKLKRSPVLEPVWMVGIDAASEGLTRARELGLKTTSEGVDGLLPHVLEDNIQIAFDATSAYVHAENSRKLNELGVLMIDLTPAAIGPYCVPPVNLRHNLKAGAMNVNMVTCGGQATIPLVAAVSSVQPVEYAEIVATAASKSVGPGTRKNIDEFTRTTAGAIEKVGGARQGKAIIVINPAEPPLIMRDTVHCLTESEPDREAITAAILAMIEQVQQYVPGYKLVNGPVFDGNRVSIFMEVEGLGDYLPKYAGNLDIMTAAAARTAEMFAEEILKGELTLAAQPALA, from the coding sequence ATGACCAAGAAGATCAGATGTGCCCTGATCGGGCCGGGCAATATCGGCACCGACCTGCTCTACAAGCTCAAGCGCAGCCCGGTGCTGGAGCCGGTATGGATGGTCGGCATCGACGCCGCCTCCGAGGGCCTGACCCGCGCCCGCGAGCTGGGCCTGAAGACCACCAGCGAGGGCGTCGACGGCCTGCTGCCCCACGTACTGGAAGACAACATCCAGATCGCCTTCGACGCCACCAGCGCCTACGTGCACGCCGAGAACAGCCGCAAACTGAATGAGCTGGGCGTGCTGATGATCGACCTGACCCCGGCCGCCATCGGCCCCTACTGCGTGCCGCCGGTCAACCTCAGGCACAACCTCAAGGCCGGGGCGATGAACGTCAACATGGTCACCTGCGGCGGCCAGGCCACCATCCCGCTGGTCGCCGCGGTGTCCAGCGTACAGCCGGTGGAATACGCCGAGATCGTCGCCACCGCCGCCTCCAAGTCGGTCGGCCCAGGCACGCGCAAGAACATCGACGAATTCACCCGCACCACCGCCGGCGCCATCGAGAAGGTCGGCGGCGCCAGGCAGGGCAAGGCGATCATCGTCATCAACCCGGCCGAGCCGCCGCTGATCATGCGCGACACCGTGCACTGCCTGACCGAGTCGGAGCCGGACCGCGAGGCGATCACCGCCGCCATCCTGGCGATGATCGAGCAGGTGCAGCAGTACGTGCCCGGCTACAAGCTGGTCAACGGCCCGGTGTTCGACGGCAACCGCGTGTCGATCTTCATGGAGGTGGAGGGCCTCGGCGACTACCTGCCCAAGTACGCCGGCAACCTCGACATCATGACCGCCGCCGCCGCGCGCACCGCCGAGATGTTCGCCGAGGAAATCCTCAAGGGCGAACTGACCCTCGCCGCCCAACCCGCCCTCGCCTAA
- the dmpG gene encoding 4-hydroxy-2-oxovalerate aldolase, whose translation MDLRGKKITVHDMCLRDGMHPKRHQISLQQMKDIASGLDAAGVPLIEVTHGDGLGGRSVNYGFPAHSDEEYLSAVIPLMKQAKVSALLLPGIGTVDHLRMAHELGVSTIRVATHCTEADVSEQHISIARKLGMDTVGFLMMAHMNSPEGLAKQGKLMESFGANCVYITDSAGYMLPGDVAARVAALREVLDPATEIGFHGHHNLSMGVSNSIAAIGAGATRIDAACAGLGAGAGNTPMEILVAVCDRMGIETGVSVFGIQDVAEDLVVPIMDFPIRSDRDALTMGYAGVYGSFLLFAKRAEKKYGVSAREILVEMGRRGMVGGQEDMIEDTAMTMARQRGLPV comes from the coding sequence ATGGATCTTCGCGGCAAGAAAATCACCGTCCACGACATGTGCCTGCGCGACGGCATGCACCCCAAGCGCCACCAGATCAGCCTGCAGCAGATGAAGGACATCGCCAGCGGCCTGGACGCCGCCGGCGTGCCGCTGATCGAGGTGACCCACGGCGACGGCCTCGGCGGGCGTTCGGTGAACTACGGCTTCCCGGCGCACAGCGACGAGGAGTACCTGTCGGCGGTGATCCCGCTGATGAAGCAGGCCAAGGTCTCCGCCCTGCTGCTGCCGGGCATCGGCACCGTCGACCACCTGCGCATGGCCCACGAGCTGGGCGTCTCGACCATCCGCGTGGCCACCCACTGCACCGAGGCGGACGTCTCCGAGCAGCACATCAGCATCGCCCGCAAGCTGGGCATGGACACCGTCGGCTTCCTGATGATGGCGCACATGAACAGCCCCGAAGGCCTGGCCAAACAAGGCAAGCTGATGGAGAGCTTCGGCGCCAACTGCGTGTACATCACCGACTCGGCCGGCTATATGCTGCCGGGCGACGTGGCCGCGCGGGTCGCCGCGCTGCGCGAGGTGCTCGATCCGGCCACCGAGATCGGCTTCCACGGCCACCACAACCTGTCGATGGGCGTGTCCAACTCCATCGCCGCCATCGGCGCCGGCGCCACCCGCATCGACGCCGCCTGCGCCGGCCTCGGCGCCGGGGCCGGCAACACGCCGATGGAAATCCTCGTCGCGGTGTGCGACCGCATGGGCATCGAGACCGGGGTCAGCGTGTTCGGCATCCAGGACGTCGCCGAGGACCTGGTGGTGCCGATCATGGACTTCCCGATCCGCAGCGACCGCGACGCCCTGACCATGGGCTACGCCGGCGTCTACGGCTCGTTCCTGCTGTTCGCCAAGCGCGCCGAGAAGAAGTACGGCGTGTCGGCCCGCGAGATCCTCGTCGAGATGGGTCGCCGCGGCATGGTCGGCGGCCAGGAGGACATGATCGAGGACACCGCGATGACCATGGCCCGCCAGCGCGGCCTGCCGGTCTGA